The following coding sequences are from one Bacteroidales bacterium WCE2008 window:
- a CDS encoding Acetyltransferase (GNAT) domain-containing protein — MKKIIDPVPREVLKAELTPESLLRKTNRANNELYVVNNVTAPNVIREIGRLREIAFRDGGGGTGEPLDIDKFDTDPAYGYKQLVLWDPEAEEIIGGYRFVLCDEAVFDRFGQPHLTSSHMFEFSKKFIKNYLPYTIELGRSFVSVDYQASKDGSKSIFALDNLFDGLGALMMLCAGRMKYFFGKMTIYPDYPKEARELIMTFMYKYFPDKQKLVTLRLPVKVTNKSWAKLFTGNDFKEDYKILNAEVRKYGVNIPPLVNSYINLSPSMVYLGTGINDEFANVFDSGILFAFDELYPEKKKRHVESIKEEMRRLRELIRSKMQ; from the coding sequence ATGAAGAAGATCATCGATCCCGTTCCACGGGAGGTATTAAAAGCTGAACTCACTCCGGAGAGTCTTCTCCGTAAGACAAACCGGGCGAACAATGAGCTTTACGTTGTCAATAACGTAACGGCTCCCAACGTGATAAGAGAAATAGGACGACTCAGGGAAATTGCTTTCCGCGATGGCGGAGGCGGTACAGGAGAGCCGCTGGATATCGACAAATTCGATACTGATCCGGCATACGGGTACAAGCAGCTCGTGCTTTGGGACCCGGAAGCCGAAGAAATAATCGGAGGGTACCGTTTCGTGCTTTGCGACGAAGCAGTATTCGACAGGTTCGGCCAGCCGCATCTTACTTCCTCGCACATGTTCGAATTCTCCAAGAAGTTCATCAAGAATTACCTTCCATACACGATCGAGCTCGGCAGATCCTTCGTTTCAGTCGATTATCAGGCTTCAAAGGACGGTTCCAAGTCTATCTTCGCCCTTGACAACTTGTTCGATGGCCTTGGCGCCCTCATGATGCTCTGTGCCGGAAGAATGAAATACTTCTTCGGAAAGATGACTATCTACCCTGACTATCCGAAAGAGGCCAGGGAACTCATAATGACTTTCATGTACAAATACTTCCCTGACAAGCAGAAGCTCGTGACCCTCAGGCTCCCGGTCAAAGTGACCAACAAGTCCTGGGCAAAGCTTTTCACGGGCAACGACTTTAAGGAAGATTACAAGATACTCAATGCCGAGGTAAGGAAATACGGCGTCAATATCCCGCCACTCGTCAATTCCTATATCAACCTCTCCCCTTCCATGGTATATCTCGGAACCGGTATCAATGATGAATTCGCCAACGTATTCGACTCCGGAATCCTGTTCGCATTCGACGAGCTGTATCCGGAGAAAAAGAAACGCCATGTCGAGTCGATCAAGGAAGAGATGAGACGTCTCCGCGAGCTTATCCGCAGCAAAATGCAGTAA
- a CDS encoding glutamate synthase (NADPH/NADH) small chain, producing MNAEASRCLLCKKPKCSEACPVHTDVPSAMKLYREGNLTDAAKMLFENNPLSAITSQVCDWQIFCKGHCVLNARKMPVRWYEIEQEISMSYLPEAHIEIDVPDNGKKVAVIGAGPCGIAASMWLRKKGVSVTLYDSFDRVGGVLRYGIPDFRLDKKYVDAYERILNEIGVVFVGNTTLGKEITIESLRKEFDAILVAAGAWVAKEMRIPGEDLPGVLHALEFLKEPSAYELGKNVIVIGGGNVAMDACRTAIRRGCDTTVVYRKTFENMPANHLEVEEAQAEGVKFRVFEVPVEVRKDGDRIYAILRNCENYETEDGKINTRVIEGTDHELDFDTMIVAVSEKADKSILDGYDHDENPDIFKAGDYFYGPRTVVEAVQSAKLAVADMISYLQV from the coding sequence ATGAACGCAGAAGCATCACGCTGTCTTCTTTGCAAAAAACCTAAATGCTCCGAGGCTTGTCCGGTCCACACCGACGTCCCCTCGGCAATGAAGCTTTACCGCGAAGGAAACCTTACCGACGCGGCTAAAATGCTCTTCGAGAATAATCCCCTCTCGGCAATAACCAGTCAGGTTTGTGACTGGCAGATTTTCTGCAAAGGCCATTGCGTGCTAAACGCCCGGAAAATGCCGGTAAGATGGTATGAGATAGAGCAGGAGATTTCCATGTCCTATCTTCCGGAGGCACACATCGAAATCGACGTGCCTGACAACGGCAAGAAAGTCGCTGTCATTGGTGCAGGACCCTGTGGCATAGCCGCTTCAATGTGGCTGCGCAAAAAGGGAGTCTCAGTAACCCTCTATGACTCTTTCGACAGAGTCGGAGGCGTACTAAGGTATGGTATTCCGGACTTCAGGCTGGACAAGAAATATGTCGATGCCTATGAAAGGATACTCAATGAGATCGGAGTCGTTTTTGTCGGGAACACTACTCTTGGCAAGGAGATTACCATCGAGAGCCTCCGCAAGGAATTCGATGCCATTCTCGTAGCCGCAGGAGCGTGGGTGGCAAAAGAGATGAGGATCCCTGGAGAGGATCTCCCCGGAGTGCTTCACGCGCTTGAATTCCTGAAGGAACCGTCAGCATACGAGCTCGGGAAGAATGTGATAGTGATCGGAGGCGGAAACGTTGCAATGGACGCTTGCCGCACCGCGATCCGCAGAGGCTGCGACACTACAGTCGTCTACCGCAAGACTTTCGAGAATATGCCGGCAAACCATCTGGAAGTAGAAGAAGCCCAGGCGGAAGGCGTGAAATTCCGCGTATTTGAAGTCCCGGTCGAAGTCCGGAAGGATGGAGACAGGATTTATGCGATTCTTCGTAATTGTGAGAATTACGAGACCGAAGATGGCAAGATCAATACCCGAGTAATTGAGGGGACAGACCATGAGCTCGACTTCGATACAATGATTGTAGCTGTAAGCGAAAAAGCCGACAAGAGCATTCTTGACGGATATGACCACGATGAGAACCCTGATATTTTCAAGGCTGGAGATTATTTTTATGGTCCTAGAACTGTTGTCGAAGCCGTCCAGTCCGCGAAACTGGCTGTAGCCGATATGATAAGCTATCTGCAAGTTTAG
- a CDS encoding V/A-type H+-transporting ATPase subunit I, protein MTKYSFILLRGEEADFLAKLQELGVVDITRSAKPVDGKSAGMLERIALLEHTAAKLEKIDFSKDGDFNEVVSRNRILSPDTDATALYPEALARLKEYTAQLSVAEKEKEYLCHWGNFDAEKLHGLEDLGLKLRYYQISLNKFDPEWKNQVALYEVTRDADYIWFVTISDDPEYSFPVKESPAPGTTSMEKAEEIERLKREIVSAKADLQALKDMVPSLRKEKQGLVSGLDMYFAEISPEKAAEDHILVFEGFAPEEEDNRLERAFNELGIFYLKDKARLEDNPPIKLNNNSFTKHFTVITDMFGRPGYNEYDPTPMISIFFLLFFAMCMGDAGYGIIFMILGLFMRKNKDLSSTAPLVMILGAGTFIIGIVLHTFFGMDMKEWSFLPDWIRRIMLPAEALGYDAGMVMAIVVGVIHISVAMIVKTYMATKNNGFLNSLGTWGWTLLIVGGVVVGGLSLTEVLDSEVTKWVIIALGIISAVGIFLFNDIHKNPLVNIGSGLWATYNTASGLLGDVLSYLRLYALGLAGGKLGGAFNMLGDMVLGDGSNPIGWLFCPILLIVGHTINIALCSLGAFVHPLRLNFLEFFKNSGYEGSGRKYKPLEQINN, encoded by the coding sequence ATGACTAAATACTCCTTCATTCTCCTTCGCGGAGAAGAAGCTGACTTCCTCGCCAAGCTGCAGGAATTGGGTGTCGTGGATATCACGAGATCCGCCAAGCCGGTTGATGGAAAATCCGCCGGGATGCTGGAAAGGATCGCCCTTCTCGAGCATACGGCTGCGAAACTGGAGAAAATCGATTTCTCAAAGGATGGCGATTTCAATGAGGTCGTTTCCCGAAACAGGATACTCTCTCCCGATACCGACGCCACGGCCCTCTATCCTGAGGCTTTGGCGAGGCTGAAGGAATATACGGCCCAGCTCTCTGTCGCAGAGAAGGAAAAGGAATATCTCTGTCACTGGGGCAACTTCGACGCCGAGAAACTGCATGGACTGGAAGACCTCGGGCTTAAACTCAGGTATTACCAGATTTCGCTCAACAAGTTCGATCCTGAGTGGAAGAATCAGGTAGCTCTGTACGAAGTGACCAGAGATGCAGACTATATCTGGTTCGTCACAATATCGGACGATCCGGAGTATTCTTTCCCGGTAAAGGAAAGTCCGGCTCCCGGAACGACTTCGATGGAAAAAGCCGAGGAGATCGAACGGCTCAAACGTGAGATAGTCTCTGCCAAGGCAGACCTTCAGGCTCTCAAGGATATGGTACCATCTCTGCGGAAAGAGAAGCAGGGACTGGTTTCCGGTCTTGACATGTACTTCGCCGAGATATCTCCGGAGAAGGCAGCCGAGGATCATATTCTCGTATTCGAGGGCTTCGCTCCGGAAGAAGAAGACAACCGGCTCGAGAGAGCTTTTAACGAGCTTGGCATATTCTACCTTAAGGATAAAGCAAGACTCGAGGACAACCCGCCTATCAAGCTGAACAACAACAGTTTCACAAAGCACTTCACGGTCATTACCGATATGTTCGGACGTCCGGGATACAACGAATATGACCCTACTCCGATGATATCCATATTCTTCCTGTTGTTCTTCGCTATGTGTATGGGAGATGCCGGATACGGAATAATCTTCATGATTCTCGGTCTTTTCATGCGCAAGAACAAGGACTTGTCTTCTACGGCTCCGCTGGTGATGATCCTCGGAGCAGGAACCTTCATCATCGGCATCGTACTCCATACCTTCTTCGGAATGGACATGAAGGAATGGTCCTTCCTTCCAGACTGGATTCGAAGGATCATGCTCCCGGCGGAAGCGCTTGGCTACGATGCAGGCATGGTAATGGCAATTGTAGTCGGTGTTATCCATATCAGCGTCGCTATGATCGTCAAGACATATATGGCGACGAAGAACAATGGTTTCCTGAACTCTCTGGGGACCTGGGGATGGACTCTGCTTATAGTTGGCGGAGTGGTAGTCGGCGGACTGTCTCTTACTGAAGTACTTGACTCCGAAGTTACGAAATGGGTAATAATCGCCCTTGGAATAATCTCCGCAGTAGGTATCTTCCTGTTCAATGATATCCACAAGAATCCTCTTGTCAACATCGGTTCGGGACTCTGGGCGACTTATAATACCGCCAGCGGATTGCTCGGAGACGTACTAAGCTACCTCCGACTCTATGCCCTCGGTCTTGCCGGCGGCAAGCTCGGCGGAGCGTTCAATATGCTTGGAGATATGGTATTAGGAGACGGAAGCAATCCTATAGGCTGGCTTTTTTGCCCAATTCTGCTTATTGTCGGCCATACGATCAATATTGCCCTCTGCTCTCTTGGAGCCTTCGTACACCCTCTCCGTCTTAACTTCCTGGAGTTCTTCAAGAATTCAGGATATGAAGGAAGCGGAAGAAAATATAAACCTTTAGAACAAATCAATAATTAA
- a CDS encoding Outer membrane receptor proteins, mostly Fe transport: MEKIFALLSIALISIAPVYAAEEPTEAGAKVTTVITGQAVDAETLEGEPFATYQIFKGNRENKPVVITITDVNGYFAETISGKGDFTLQLTSLGRKDIVRKFHIDGSVDTLALGQLLFENDTETLASSTVTALKPLVKMDVDKMTYDVENDVDSKSYTVLDMLRKVPMVTVDGQDNISVNGSSNFQVLVDGKPNVMLSSNPSVVFKSMPASAVKNIEVVTNPGVKYDAEGVGGVLNITMARNADGSKAASMDGYNATVGANVSTRGFGGRLFATAQKGKLSLSANANVMDMTIKGNDSESVRTQLDQMGNAVSINKTTSTSEMKNPVNMVSLTLGYEIDKLRLVSVNFGYMSLANKNISDMMTELTRGNAVDSYSSKTNTRWDMGSINAGIDYQRTFDGKPDKMLTISYRFDSQPSVTDSKSIFTTTSDLFDFTNRYTDGGTNTIANTFQIDFTTPLAKGLNMNTGAKFINRNNSSDQSLYLDDNGSWAYNKAGSMDYSHVSNIVAGYAEFTLSLNKWGFKVGTRYEHTFQDVKYRLGNGDDFSLDYGNFVPAASIQYNLSMLSNIGLSYNMRISRPGITYLNPYVDTTDPTSWSYGNTDLDTETAHNINLVYNFYNPTVMLNATLRHTFSNDGISQYSFFDEDNVLNTTYGNILKSSTTGINIFANLNLGKKTRIMLNSSVSYSDLRSDERGLSNYGWSSNIFGGIQQTLPWDLRLSLNGMYATSNVSLDGSRTGMSLAMGGLTKTFLNDRLSIGINGVLPISSELGKMVMESNTAGKDYINYSKNTINMGQITLNISFTFGKNKAAGAKKTRKTISNDDLIDRSNGTEEMNSYMNM, encoded by the coding sequence ATGGAAAAGATATTTGCACTTTTATCAATCGCTCTGATTTCTATCGCTCCAGTTTACGCCGCGGAAGAACCGACCGAAGCCGGAGCCAAGGTCACGACCGTAATAACCGGTCAGGCAGTGGATGCCGAGACTCTCGAAGGAGAGCCTTTCGCAACCTACCAGATATTCAAAGGCAACCGCGAGAACAAGCCGGTCGTCATCACCATAACCGATGTCAATGGATACTTCGCTGAAACCATCTCCGGCAAAGGCGATTTCACTCTCCAGCTCACCTCTCTCGGAAGAAAAGATATTGTCAGGAAATTCCACATCGACGGAAGCGTGGATACCCTCGCGCTTGGCCAGCTCCTTTTCGAGAATGATACGGAAACTCTTGCTTCCAGCACCGTCACGGCCCTGAAGCCGCTGGTAAAGATGGACGTGGACAAGATGACCTACGACGTAGAGAACGACGTGGATTCCAAGAGCTACACCGTACTCGACATGCTCCGGAAAGTCCCCATGGTCACGGTGGACGGTCAGGACAATATCTCCGTAAACGGAAGTTCCAACTTCCAGGTTCTCGTCGACGGAAAGCCTAACGTGATGCTCAGCAGCAATCCGTCAGTCGTATTCAAGTCGATGCCAGCAAGCGCAGTGAAGAATATAGAAGTAGTCACCAATCCTGGCGTAAAATATGACGCGGAAGGCGTCGGCGGCGTACTCAATATAACGATGGCCCGCAACGCAGACGGAAGCAAGGCGGCCAGCATGGATGGATACAACGCCACCGTAGGAGCCAATGTCTCCACACGCGGCTTCGGCGGCAGACTCTTCGCGACCGCCCAGAAAGGCAAGCTCTCACTCAGCGCCAACGCCAATGTCATGGACATGACAATCAAAGGCAACGACAGCGAGTCGGTCAGGACCCAGCTCGACCAGATGGGCAACGCCGTCTCAATCAACAAGACGACTTCCACTTCCGAGATGAAGAACCCTGTCAACATGGTTTCCCTCACCCTCGGATATGAAATCGACAAACTCAGACTCGTATCAGTCAATTTCGGCTACATGTCCCTGGCCAACAAGAATATCTCCGACATGATGACCGAACTTACCAGAGGCAACGCTGTCGACAGCTATTCCAGCAAGACCAACACGCGATGGGACATGGGATCCATCAACGCCGGAATCGACTACCAGCGCACCTTCGACGGCAAGCCTGACAAAATGCTTACGATCTCCTACCGTTTCGACTCACAGCCTTCGGTAACTGACAGCAAGAGCATTTTCACTACGACAAGCGACCTCTTCGATTTCACCAACCGATACACCGACGGCGGGACGAACACCATCGCAAACACTTTCCAGATCGACTTCACCACACCTCTTGCCAAGGGACTGAACATGAATACGGGAGCAAAATTCATCAACAGAAACAACAGTTCCGACCAGAGTCTCTATCTCGACGACAACGGCTCATGGGCCTACAACAAGGCCGGCAGCATGGACTACAGCCATGTCAGCAACATCGTCGCCGGCTATGCTGAATTCACTCTCAGTCTCAATAAATGGGGATTCAAAGTCGGCACTCGCTATGAGCATACCTTCCAGGATGTCAAATACAGACTCGGCAACGGCGACGACTTCAGCCTCGACTACGGCAATTTCGTCCCGGCCGCCAGCATCCAGTACAATCTCAGCATGCTCAGCAACATAGGACTCAGCTACAATATGAGAATCAGCCGTCCAGGCATCACCTACCTGAATCCATATGTCGATACCACCGACCCGACCTCATGGTCCTACGGCAACACGGATCTCGACACCGAGACCGCGCACAACATCAATCTCGTATACAACTTCTACAACCCGACCGTGATGCTCAACGCGACTCTCCGCCACACCTTCAGCAACGACGGCATAAGCCAGTACAGCTTCTTCGATGAAGACAACGTGCTCAACACGACCTACGGAAACATCTTGAAGAGCAGCACCACCGGAATCAACATATTCGCCAACCTGAATCTCGGCAAGAAGACCAGGATCATGCTTAATTCGAGCGTCAGCTACAGCGATCTCCGCAGCGACGAACGCGGCCTGAGCAACTATGGCTGGTCGAGCAACATCTTCGGCGGTATCCAGCAGACTCTTCCTTGGGACCTGCGACTCAGCTTAAACGGTATGTATGCTACCTCGAATGTAAGTCTTGACGGCTCCAGGACCGGTATGTCCCTCGCGATGGGCGGTCTTACAAAGACCTTCCTTAACGACAGGCTCAGCATAGGCATCAACGGTGTCCTCCCTATTTCCAGCGAGCTCGGAAAGATGGTCATGGAGAGCAACACTGCCGGAAAGGACTACATCAACTACAGCAAGAATACCATCAACATGGGGCAGATAACTCTGAACATCAGCTTCACTTTCGGAAAGAACAAGGCTGCCGGTGCGAAGAAGACCCGCAAGACCATCAGCAACGACGACCTTATCGACCGCAGCAACGGCACCGAGGAGATGAACAGCTATATGAATATGTAA
- a CDS encoding V/A-type H+-transporting ATPase subunit B, producing MANKAYQKVYTQLEAITKATVALKADGVSNDELAIVDGRLAQVVRTKGNTVTMQVFSGTEGIPTNAEVAFLGNPPTLKVSDALSGRFFDAYGRPIDGGPEIEGEERQIGGPSVNPYKRRQPSQLIPTGIAGIDLNNTIVSGQKIPFFADPDQPYNQVMADVALRADVDKIILGGMGLSNDDYLFFRHSFEAAGALEKIISFVNTTEEPPVERLLIPDMALTAAEYFAVDKNEKVLVLLTDMTLYADALSIVSNRMDQIPSKDSMPGSLYSDLAKIYEKAVQLPSGGSITIIAVTTLNDGDITHAIPDNTGYITEGQLFLRADSDSGKVIIDPFRSLSRLKQLVQGKKTREDHSQVMNAGVRLYADAQNAKTKLENGFDLSDYDHRCLKYAKEYATRLLSIDVNIKIDEMLDTAWELFGKYFSKAETGIKQALIDKYWKA from the coding sequence ATGGCAAATAAGGCATATCAGAAAGTATATACGCAGCTGGAAGCCATCACAAAGGCTACCGTAGCCCTCAAGGCTGACGGCGTATCGAACGACGAGCTTGCCATTGTGGACGGCAGGCTGGCCCAGGTCGTAAGGACCAAGGGCAACACGGTTACGATGCAGGTGTTCTCCGGAACGGAAGGCATCCCGACCAATGCAGAAGTCGCATTCCTCGGCAACCCTCCTACCCTGAAAGTCAGCGACGCCCTTTCGGGCCGTTTCTTCGACGCATACGGACGCCCGATAGACGGAGGTCCTGAAATCGAAGGCGAGGAGCGCCAGATTGGCGGACCTTCAGTAAACCCATACAAGAGACGTCAGCCGTCCCAGCTGATCCCTACCGGTATCGCTGGAATCGACCTTAACAATACGATAGTGTCAGGCCAGAAGATTCCGTTCTTCGCCGATCCTGACCAGCCATACAACCAGGTAATGGCAGACGTTGCCCTCCGCGCGGACGTGGACAAGATCATCCTCGGAGGCATGGGCCTCTCGAACGACGATTATCTCTTCTTCCGCCATTCATTCGAGGCAGCGGGAGCTCTCGAGAAGATCATCAGTTTCGTGAATACGACCGAGGAGCCGCCTGTAGAGCGACTGCTCATCCCTGACATGGCGCTTACGGCCGCAGAGTATTTCGCCGTGGACAAGAACGAGAAAGTGCTCGTCCTGCTTACGGACATGACCCTCTACGCCGACGCCCTCTCGATCGTGTCCAACCGTATGGACCAGATCCCTTCAAAGGATTCCATGCCTGGTTCCCTCTATTCGGACCTCGCAAAAATCTACGAGAAGGCCGTGCAGCTTCCTTCCGGCGGATCTATCACCATCATCGCGGTTACGACCCTGAACGACGGTGATATCACCCACGCTATCCCGGACAACACCGGATACATTACCGAAGGTCAGCTCTTCCTCCGTGCGGATTCGGATTCAGGAAAAGTCATCATCGACCCGTTCCGTTCCCTCTCCCGACTCAAACAGCTCGTGCAGGGAAAGAAGACCCGCGAGGACCACAGCCAGGTCATGAACGCAGGAGTACGTCTCTATGCAGACGCCCAGAACGCGAAGACCAAGCTCGAGAACGGTTTCGATCTCTCGGATTATGACCACCGTTGTCTCAAATATGCCAAAGAATACGCTACAAGGCTTCTCTCCATCGATGTCAACATCAAGATTGACGAAATGCTCGATACTGCATGGGAGCTCTTCGGCAAGTATTTCTCAAAGGCAGAGACAGGTATAAAACAGGCCCTGATAGACAAATACTGGAAGGCATAA
- a CDS encoding V/A-type H+-transporting ATPase subunit K: MLSVTALLGYIGLGLLLGLAGLGSILGTTIAGNAAEGALKLNPEKSSAYMVLSALPSTQGLYGFVAFLFWMTRDMANEGLLVFAVGTCIGLVCLFSGIRQGQVCANGIVGVSQGHDVMVNTFIYAALPELYAILGLLASFLI; the protein is encoded by the coding sequence ATGTTATCAGTAACAGCACTTTTAGGTTACATCGGACTTGGTCTTCTTCTCGGTCTCGCAGGCCTCGGAAGTATCCTCGGAACAACTATCGCGGGCAATGCCGCTGAAGGCGCCCTTAAGCTTAACCCGGAGAAATCAAGCGCTTACATGGTTCTTTCAGCCCTTCCTTCAACCCAGGGTCTCTACGGCTTTGTAGCATTCCTCTTCTGGATGACTCGAGACATGGCTAATGAGGGACTCCTCGTGTTCGCCGTAGGAACATGTATCGGACTCGTATGTCTCTTCTCAGGTATCCGTCAGGGGCAGGTATGCGCCAACGGTATCGTAGGTGTCAGCCAGGGCCATGATGTAATGGTCAATACCTTTATCTACGCCGCTCTCCCTGAGTTGTATGCTATTCTCGGACTTCTGGCTTCTTTCCTTATCTAA
- a CDS encoding V/A-type H+-transporting ATPase subunit D, translating to MAIRFQYNKTSLNNLGKQLKMRQKALPTLQSKESALRLEVRKAKDYSARLVADLDAALKKYDYLAALWNEFDPGLISITDVQLETVKLAGVKTPALKGISYEIRPFNAFVKPAWFADGVAILKDLSRLGIESEVYLEKSRILEYHRKKTTQKVNLYEKVQIPGYKEAIRKIKRYMEDEENLSKASSKIVKSRHAAEEEEQV from the coding sequence ATGGCAATAAGATTTCAATATAACAAGACTTCGCTGAACAATCTTGGCAAGCAGCTCAAGATGAGGCAGAAGGCGCTCCCTACTCTCCAGAGCAAGGAAAGCGCCCTGCGTCTGGAGGTGCGCAAGGCCAAGGACTATTCCGCCAGACTTGTCGCTGATCTCGATGCCGCCCTCAAGAAATACGACTATCTCGCAGCCCTTTGGAACGAATTCGATCCCGGACTTATATCGATAACGGATGTCCAGCTGGAGACAGTCAAGCTCGCCGGAGTCAAGACTCCTGCGCTTAAAGGTATAAGCTACGAGATCCGTCCGTTCAACGCTTTCGTCAAACCGGCTTGGTTCGCCGATGGCGTGGCTATACTGAAGGATCTTTCCCGGCTCGGGATAGAGTCAGAGGTATATCTTGAGAAGAGCCGTATTCTGGAGTACCATAGGAAGAAGACGACCCAGAAGGTCAATCTTTACGAGAAGGTACAGATTCCGGGGTACAAGGAGGCTATCAGAAAGATCAAGCGATATATGGAGGACGAGGAAAACCTCAGCAAAGCTTCGTCTAAGATAGTAAAGAGCCGTCATGCGGCTGAAGAGGAGGAACAAGTATGA
- a CDS encoding V/A-type H+-transporting ATPase subunit A — MKTKGIVTGIVSNLVTVLVDGPVAENELCYISMGDTRLMAEVIKVNGKNAQIQVFESTRGLKNGDSVEFEGKMLEITLGPGLLSSVYDGLQNDLTTMEGVFLKRGEYTDPLDREKLWAFTPIAKPGDKVAAADWLGEVKEGWLPHKIMVPFSFKGEFTVKSIVPAGEYNVDHVIAVLTAADGEDVDVTMTQKWPVKVAVRAYREKPRPDKIMETGVRVIDSFNPIAEGGTGFIPGPFGCGKTVLQHAIAKQGEADVIVMAACGERANEVVEIFTEFPELIDPHTGRHLMERTTIICNTSNMPVAAREASVYTAMTICEYYRAMGLRCLLLADSTSRWAQALREMSNRMEELPGADAFPVDLSAIISNFYSRAGMVILNNGQRGAVTFIGTVSPAGGNLKEPVTESTKKAARCFYALEQNRADQKRYPAVNPIDSYSKYLEYPEIREYLDATVEKGWVEKIGKAKNLVLRGREANDQINILGDDGVPMSYHETFWKSELIDFCFLQQDGFDPIDSLCPIERQKYMLDLLLDICDKEFTFDDYEQCRNYFKNVINVIKQMNYSEFHSEDFEKYNVELKKLIEENGK, encoded by the coding sequence ATGAAGACAAAAGGTATAGTAACGGGTATCGTATCCAACCTTGTGACTGTGCTGGTAGACGGACCTGTTGCCGAGAATGAGCTTTGCTATATCAGCATGGGAGATACCAGGCTGATGGCCGAGGTCATCAAGGTCAACGGCAAGAACGCGCAGATCCAGGTATTCGAAAGCACCCGTGGCCTTAAGAACGGAGACTCCGTGGAGTTCGAAGGAAAGATGCTCGAGATCACTCTCGGTCCGGGCCTGCTTTCCAGCGTATATGACGGTCTCCAGAACGACCTTACCACGATGGAAGGCGTTTTCCTCAAGAGAGGAGAATATACAGATCCGCTGGACAGAGAGAAACTCTGGGCATTCACCCCTATCGCCAAGCCGGGCGACAAAGTTGCCGCAGCCGACTGGCTGGGCGAGGTGAAGGAAGGATGGCTGCCTCATAAAATCATGGTGCCGTTCTCCTTCAAGGGAGAATTCACCGTCAAGAGCATCGTTCCGGCCGGCGAGTATAATGTTGACCATGTAATCGCAGTCCTGACAGCCGCCGACGGCGAGGATGTCGACGTAACCATGACCCAGAAATGGCCTGTCAAAGTCGCTGTAAGAGCATACAGGGAGAAACCGAGACCGGACAAGATCATGGAGACCGGAGTCCGCGTAATCGACTCCTTCAACCCTATCGCCGAGGGAGGTACGGGCTTCATCCCGGGACCGTTCGGCTGCGGAAAGACAGTGCTCCAGCATGCCATCGCAAAGCAGGGCGAGGCCGATGTCATAGTCATGGCAGCCTGCGGAGAGCGTGCCAACGAGGTCGTCGAGATCTTCACCGAATTCCCGGAACTGATCGACCCTCATACCGGCCGTCACCTGATGGAGCGTACCACCATCATCTGCAACACCTCCAACATGCCTGTAGCCGCGCGAGAGGCATCCGTTTACACGGCAATGACGATCTGCGAGTATTACAGGGCCATGGGACTGCGCTGTCTGCTTCTCGCCGACTCTACATCCCGCTGGGCCCAGGCTCTCCGCGAGATGTCCAACCGAATGGAGGAACTCCCGGGTGCCGACGCCTTCCCTGTCGATCTGTCCGCTATCATCTCGAACTTCTACTCCCGCGCCGGTATGGTCATACTTAACAACGGCCAGCGCGGCGCAGTAACATTCATAGGAACGGTATCCCCTGCCGGAGGTAACCTCAAGGAGCCTGTGACGGAGTCTACCAAGAAGGCCGCCCGCTGCTTCTACGCCCTCGAGCAGAACCGCGCCGACCAGAAGAGATATCCGGCCGTCAACCCTATCGACTCTTATTCCAAGTATCTGGAGTATCCGGAGATCCGCGAATATCTCGACGCTACGGTTGAGAAAGGCTGGGTAGAGAAGATCGGTAAAGCCAAGAATCTGGTGCTCAGAGGCCGCGAAGCCAATGACCAGATCAACATTCTCGGTGACGACGGCGTGCCTATGAGCTACCACGAGACATTCTGGAAATCGGAACTTATCGACTTCTGTTTCCTGCAGCAGGACGGCTTCGATCCGATCGACAGCCTCTGCCCTATCGAAAGGCAGAAATATATGCTCGACCTTCTCCTTGATATCTGCGACAAGGAGTTCACATTCGACGATTACGAGCAGTGCCGCAACTACTTCAAGAACGTCATCAACGTAATCAAGCAGATGAACTACTCTGAGTTCCACAGCGAGGACTTCGAGAAATATAATGTTGAACTGAAAAAACTTATCGAGGAAAATGGCAAATAA